The Actinomycetota bacterium genome includes the window CGCCCGCGTCGCGGCACGCCTTGTAGAAGTCGAGGGCGCCGTACATGTTGCCGTGGTCGGTGATGCCGATGGCCCGCTGGCCGTCGGCCACGGCCGCGGCCACCAGGTCCCTGACCCGGCTGGCCCCGTCGAGCATCGAGTACTCGGTGTGCACGTGCAGGTGAGCGAAGCTGTCCGGCACGCCAGTCCACTTTAGGGGAAGCCGTGGGGGAATCACAAGGGTGTAACCCGCCCACAGCTTATCCCCCGGCCGTCCAGAGGGTTGCCCGCCCAGGGCGCGGCTACGCCTGTAGGAGTACGAGGGTGGCCTCGGGCACCTCGGGGTGGAAGAACACGGTGACCGGGCCCAGTTCGGGGGGTTCGCCCGGGTAGTCGACGACCACCGGGACCGGGTCACGGGGCCGGAACACGTCCCGCAGGCCGAACACGACCGTGCCCACCAGGGCCGCCCCGAGCACCCGGCCGGGCACTACAGGTAGGTCCCCGGGCGGGGAGAGGGCTGGTCGGGGCCCATGGGCGCAGGGCCGGGGGGCAGGCCCCGGCGGCGCATCTCCTCGAGCTGCTGCTGGGCCACCATCTGCTGGGTGAACAGGGTGGCCTGGATGCCGTGGAACAGCCCCTCCAACCACCCCACGAGCTGGGCCTGGGCCACCCGCAGCTCAGCCTCGCTGGGCGTGTCGCTGTCGAAGGGCGAGGTCAGGCGGGCCAGCTCCTCGCCCAGGTCGCCGGAGAGGACGGCGCCCAGTTCCCGCACCGAGGTCTCGTAGATCTCCCGTAACCGGCCCCGGCCGGCCTCGTCGAGGGGGGCGCGGCGCACCTCGTCGAGCAGTTGCTTGGTCATGGCCCCGATACGCAGCACCTTGGCCGGCGAGCTGACCGCCCCCTCCGAGCCTCCCTCGCCCTCGGGCGGGGCCCCGCCGGGGACCAGCAGCAACGGGTGTTCGGGCTCGGGGGGGCTGTCGCTCATGCCCCCATCCTTCCCGGTTTCACGCCCGTGCCGCCACGAACGGCACCCACATCTCGGCCGAGGTCAGCGAGCCGTGGCGGCAGACGAGCTCGAACGGGCCCCGGTCGGCAGGGTCGACGAAGGCCACCGGGGCACGAGCCACGAGGGCCACGTCGCCCAGGCGGGCGGCCACGTCGGGGGCCAGGGGCCCTCCCATCCACCCACCAGCCACTACCTCGGCCCGGCTCACGGCCCAGGCCAGGTCGCCGTGGTGGAGGGCGGCCGCGGCCCGCAACGCGTCGGCCTGGCCGGGCCAGGCGTGGAACCACCGGAACCGGCCCTCACCCGACAAGCTGGCCGTCAGGGCCGACACCTCGGGGTGCACGGGCACGACCCGCTCCCCCACCTCGACCTGACCGTGGTCGGAGACCACCGCCACGACCGTCCCGGCACCGACGGCGGCCAGGAGGTCACCCACCAGGCGGTCGACGGCCGCCAGTTCGGCTTCGTAGATGTGGCCCAGCCCGTGCTCGTGGGCCACCGTGTCCAGGCCCGGGTAGTAGGCGTACACGAAGTTCTGCCCGTCCCTCACCAGGTCGGCCACGTGGGCCACCAGGGTGGACGGGTAGCGCCACCCCCGCAGTTCGCTCCCGGCCAGGTGGGCACGGGTGAAACCCGTGCCGGCGAACTCGGCCTTGGTCACCACCGGCGGCTTGGCCCCCAGGAACGGTTCGAGGGGCTGCATCCGCTCGGGGGCGATCGACACCCGGCAGTCGCCCTCGGGGGTCGTCCAGCGCAGGACGTTGAGCACCTGGCCGGGGCCGGCCAGCAGGCGGTAGCCCACTATCCCGTGCTGGGCCGGGGCCCGGCCCGTGGTCAGCGACGTGAGGGCGGTGGCCGTGGTGCTGGGGACGACGGTGGTTATGGGCCCGCCCTCCATGGCGCACAGGTTGGGGGCCAGGTGGCGCCGCTCCTGGAGCTGCTCCCAGCCCAGCCCGTCGACGACCAGCAGCACGGCCTGGGCGGCCCCGGCCAGCGGGGCCGGGGCCCAGGGCGGCAGGTCGTGGCGGCGGCCCAGTAGGGCCGGGACCACGTTGGCCACGCACGCTCCGCCGTAATCGGGCAGGACCGGTCCCTCGGCCATCGCCGGCCACGCTAACCGCGGACCGTCCCCAGGACTGGATCGGCGGCCGGGGGTACCGCCCCGCAAATAGGAGGCGCCGCTAACATGGTCCCCGTGAAGGTGTCGACACGGGGCGACTATGCAAGCCGCGCCCTGCTGTCGCTGGCCCTGCACGGCGACGACCCCCGGCCCACGTCCGTGCGCGACATCGCCGAGCGCACCGGGCTGCCCCAGCCTTACCTGGAGCAGATCCTGCTGGCCCTCAAGGGTGCCGGGCTGGTCCGTTCCAAGCGGGGTGTGGGCGGTGGGTACGTGCTGGCCCGGGGCCCGGCCGAGATCACCCTGGCCCAGATCGTCAGCGCCGTCGACGGGCCCATCGTGGCCGGCGACTTCGGCGAGCCCCACCAGAACGGGGCCTGCGACCACGAGGGCCAGTGCGCCCTGCTGGCCGTGTGGTCCGACGTCAGCGAGCACATGCGCCAGCACCTCGACTCCTACACCCTGGCCGACATGGTCTCGCGCGCCCGCGGCCCCCGCCCCGCCCCACTTCCCTAGAGGCGGCCGCCCCCACGGGCCCTTCAAACCCGCGAAACCTGCGCGGGAAACGTGGGCGTTTTCCCCACGGTTTGCGCGCGGGTTTGCAGGGGTTGGGGGGTTATTCGGGGCGGGTGTTGGGTTCGTTGGCCTTGGACGCCTCCTCGGGGCGCAGGCCCCGGTAGGCCGGCGGGTCGAGGGGTGTCTCGGGGCCGATGTCGACCAGGCGGACCTCGGGCGAACCGGCCATCTCGGCCAAACCGGGGACCGGTGCTCGGACCACGACGGCGAACACGAGGTCGCTGTCGGCCCGCACCGAGGCGATGAGCTTGTTGAGGCGCT containing:
- a CDS encoding proteasome activator, with amino-acid sequence MSDSPPEPEHPLLLVPGGAPPEGEGGSEGAVSSPAKVLRIGAMTKQLLDEVRRAPLDEAGRGRLREIYETSVRELGAVLSGDLGEELARLTSPFDSDTPSEAELRVAQAQLVGWLEGLFHGIQATLFTQQMVAQQQLEEMRRRGLPPGPAPMGPDQPSPRPGTYL
- a CDS encoding alkaline phosphatase family protein, whose product is MAEGPVLPDYGGACVANVVPALLGRRHDLPPWAPAPLAGAAQAVLLVVDGLGWEQLQERRHLAPNLCAMEGGPITTVVPSTTATALTSLTTGRAPAQHGIVGYRLLAGPGQVLNVLRWTTPEGDCRVSIAPERMQPLEPFLGAKPPVVTKAEFAGTGFTRAHLAGSELRGWRYPSTLVAHVADLVRDGQNFVYAYYPGLDTVAHEHGLGHIYEAELAAVDRLVGDLLAAVGAGTVVAVVSDHGQVEVGERVVPVHPEVSALTASLSGEGRFRWFHAWPGQADALRAAAALHHGDLAWAVSRAEVVAGGWMGGPLAPDVAARLGDVALVARAPVAFVDPADRGPFELVCRHGSLTSAEMWVPFVAARA
- a CDS encoding Rrf2 family transcriptional regulator, whose product is MKVSTRGDYASRALLSLALHGDDPRPTSVRDIAERTGLPQPYLEQILLALKGAGLVRSKRGVGGGYVLARGPAEITLAQIVSAVDGPIVAGDFGEPHQNGACDHEGQCALLAVWSDVSEHMRQHLDSYTLADMVSRARGPRPAPLP